In Halorhabdus rudnickae, the following proteins share a genomic window:
- a CDS encoding competence/damage-inducible protein A, translating to MRVGLVTIGDELLAGETVNTNGAWLAEQLADRSVRVERIVVVPDRIEDIVEVVDDYRQRYDAVITTGGIGPTHDDITMRAVADAFDVGVTESQEAIEWIETHHGYAREDLTDGTAHIPDGARMIPNSEGVAPGCVLANVYVLPGVPEEMKAMFGEVSDEFSGETIHVETVLAAEPESALLDRIEAAGDRFEVTIGSYPGENVRLKLSGSDAGEVSGAAEWLQSRVDSPAEGSR from the coding sequence ATGCGCGTCGGGCTGGTCACGATCGGCGACGAATTGCTGGCCGGGGAAACGGTCAATACCAACGGTGCCTGGCTGGCCGAGCAGCTGGCCGATCGAAGTGTTCGCGTCGAGCGGATCGTGGTCGTCCCGGACCGGATTGAGGACATCGTCGAGGTCGTCGATGACTACCGACAACGGTACGACGCAGTGATCACGACCGGCGGGATCGGTCCTACCCACGACGACATTACGATGCGGGCTGTCGCCGATGCCTTCGACGTTGGCGTGACCGAGAGCCAGGAGGCCATAGAGTGGATCGAGACCCATCACGGATACGCCCGCGAGGACCTGACCGACGGAACGGCCCACATCCCCGACGGTGCGCGGATGATACCCAACAGCGAGGGCGTCGCGCCGGGTTGTGTCCTCGCGAACGTCTACGTCCTGCCGGGCGTCCCAGAAGAGATGAAGGCCATGTTTGGGGAGGTCAGCGATGAGTTCTCGGGGGAGACGATCCACGTCGAGACAGTGCTGGCGGCCGAACCCGAGAGTGCGCTCCTCGATCGGATCGAGGCGGCCGGCGACCGCTTTGAGGTGACGATCGGGAGTTACCCGGGCGAGAACGTCCGGCTGAAACTCTCTGGTAGTGACGCCGGGGAAGTATCCGGGGCCGCCGAGTGGCTCCAATCTAGGGTCGACAGCCCTGCTGAGGGGAGTCGCTGA
- a CDS encoding DsbA family protein, producing the protein MTRKMTRRGALVAGTALLAGCLEGGESTTVKLPDGAVANAPIPGDPATYEYETMGSGDAPLTATYVANWKCPHCADFSSGFLGTLVEEYVQPGDLAIQLRALAYTNNGPWMGEDAPRAAEAGLAVWHTDPEAYWAYHEHVMENQGDPGETWATTDRLVGFAEDVGVSDVDAVRTAIEDGTYNDAVRETATAVSQMGVTSTPTLVIDGQVVSALDESAVRSTLDDTLSNS; encoded by the coding sequence ATGACTCGGAAGATGACGCGCCGTGGGGCGCTCGTGGCGGGTACAGCACTGCTCGCCGGCTGTCTTGAGGGCGGCGAGAGCACGACCGTCAAACTGCCCGATGGTGCTGTCGCCAATGCGCCGATCCCGGGAGACCCGGCAACCTACGAGTACGAGACGATGGGCAGCGGGGACGCTCCCCTGACCGCGACATATGTCGCAAACTGGAAATGTCCACACTGTGCGGACTTCTCGTCGGGATTCCTGGGAACGCTCGTCGAGGAGTACGTCCAACCCGGCGACCTTGCCATCCAGCTCCGTGCACTTGCCTACACGAACAACGGACCCTGGATGGGAGAGGACGCCCCGCGAGCGGCCGAAGCCGGTCTAGCAGTCTGGCATACCGACCCGGAAGCCTACTGGGCATATCACGAGCACGTCATGGAGAACCAGGGTGATCCGGGCGAGACGTGGGCGACGACCGACCGCCTCGTCGGGTTCGCTGAGGACGTCGGTGTCAGCGATGTCGACGCCGTCCGGACGGCCATCGAAGACGGGACCTACAACGACGCGGTGCGCGAAACGGCGACAGCGGTATCCCAGATGGGTGTCACGTCGACGCCCACCCTCGTCATCGACGGACAGGTCGTCAGCGCCCTCGATGAGTCTGCCGTCCGGAGTACGCTGGATGATACCCTCTCGAACAGCTAG
- a CDS encoding DNA-3-methyladenine glycosylase family protein yields the protein MAYPYDYLREDPALAPLVDEHGELTLEPAEDLFERLVVSIVRQQLSMASADAIEERLFERFDVTPTALRDVAVEELREVGLSKRKGQTVRNVATAFVERDYSREAFADWSDEAVMDELTEITGIGPWTSKMFLLFALGREDVFPVEDLGIRKGMQTIFDGDLERSEMVDRAERWRPYRSFASLYLWRVVE from the coding sequence ATGGCATATCCCTACGATTACCTCCGTGAGGATCCAGCGTTAGCTCCCCTCGTGGACGAACACGGCGAACTCACCCTCGAACCGGCCGAGGATCTCTTCGAACGTCTGGTCGTCTCGATCGTCCGTCAACAGCTCTCGATGGCCTCGGCTGATGCCATCGAAGAGCGACTCTTCGAGCGGTTCGACGTGACGCCGACGGCGTTACGCGACGTTGCGGTCGAAGAATTACGCGAGGTGGGACTGTCCAAACGGAAAGGGCAGACGGTTCGAAACGTCGCGACCGCCTTCGTCGAGCGTGATTATTCGCGCGAGGCCTTCGCCGACTGGTCCGACGAAGCGGTGATGGACGAGCTGACTGAAATTACCGGGATCGGCCCGTGGACCTCGAAAATGTTCCTACTGTTCGCGCTGGGCCGCGAAGACGTCTTTCCAGTCGAGGATCTCGGGATCAGAAAAGGGATGCAAACGATATTCGACGGCGATCTCGAGCGAAGCGAGATGGTCGATCGGGCCGAACGCTGGCGGCCCTATCGGTCGTTCGCGTCGCTGTATCTCTGGCGGGTCGTCGAGTGA
- a CDS encoding helix-turn-helix transcriptional regulator — MSSADAETDLSEDERRGLELIRETGGIHQSDFWKELDVSSRKGSRIVDSLAEQELIDREETVYDGHNTYYLTPTAKELEFSLLMAGDMLSPFVGDEEVDPRSDQFTQWLMNLAYEE; from the coding sequence ATGAGCAGCGCCGACGCCGAGACGGACCTCTCGGAAGACGAACGGCGGGGACTGGAACTCATCAGGGAGACCGGCGGGATCCACCAGAGTGACTTCTGGAAGGAGTTGGACGTCAGTTCCCGCAAGGGGAGCCGGATCGTCGACTCACTGGCCGAACAGGAACTGATCGACCGCGAGGAAACTGTCTACGACGGGCACAACACGTACTACCTGACGCCAACGGCCAAGGAACTCGAGTTCTCTCTTTTGATGGCCGGTGACATGCTCTCACCGTTCGTCGGCGACGAGGAAGTCGATCCCCGGAGCGACCAGTTCACCCAGTGGCTCATGAACCTCGCTTACGAGGAGTGA
- a CDS encoding transcription factor produces the protein MAFEEYLEDPVIQKYLHELVGPKGMPVAAAPPEGEVTDEELAEELGLELNDVRRALFILYENDLASYRRLRDEDSGWLTYLWTFEYDNIPEQLESEMYELHEGLIERREYELQHQFYLCETCGIRFEFEEAMDFGFECPDCGSALESMENTALVDAMDERIDTLADELNIDINA, from the coding sequence ATGGCTTTTGAGGAATACCTGGAGGACCCAGTCATACAGAAGTACCTCCACGAACTCGTGGGGCCGAAGGGCATGCCTGTCGCCGCAGCGCCGCCCGAGGGAGAGGTAACCGACGAAGAACTCGCCGAGGAACTCGGCCTCGAACTCAACGATGTGCGCCGAGCGCTGTTTATCCTCTATGAGAACGATCTGGCGAGTTACCGGCGTCTTCGGGACGAGGACTCGGGGTGGCTGACGTACCTCTGGACCTTCGAGTACGACAACATCCCCGAGCAACTCGAATCGGAGATGTACGAACTTCACGAGGGGCTGATCGAACGCCGGGAGTACGAACTCCAACACCAGTTTTACCTCTGTGAGACCTGCGGGATCCGCTTCGAGTTCGAGGAGGCGATGGACTTCGGGTTCGAGTGTCCCGACTGTGGGTCTGCCCTGGAATCGATGGAGAATACGGCGCTGGTCGATGCGATGGACGAACGCATCGACACGCTCGCGGACGAACTCAACATCGATATCAACGCCTGA
- a CDS encoding DUF5803 family protein produces MTGRTRLALAAVGLLVLLAIAGCLSPVSDADLQENATYDWETNASATYHIHTNNYTAVLDLHNQSSVELYLEDALGSNQALPISGLQFRHQNGTVVNDSAFTVDAGRSKVTLEPPAPNGTLAFTASRSGPDFRTPVVVNGSHEVYLPPGRDIAIPFVSRAVPGNYTTRAVGDRVAIRWGSVDRESILVSFYRSRDVWLFGGLAAIVLTVGVIGLAYYRRQISALEDQRKELGLDVDSEDDDPRDRGPPPGMG; encoded by the coding sequence ATGACCGGGCGGACACGTCTCGCGCTCGCGGCAGTCGGATTGCTCGTGCTGCTCGCGATTGCTGGCTGTCTCTCGCCCGTCAGTGACGCCGATCTCCAGGAAAATGCGACCTACGACTGGGAGACAAACGCCTCGGCGACCTATCACATTCACACGAACAACTACACTGCTGTGCTCGACCTGCACAACCAGTCGTCGGTGGAGCTGTATCTCGAAGACGCCTTGGGATCGAACCAGGCGTTGCCGATTTCGGGCCTGCAGTTCCGTCACCAAAACGGGACCGTGGTCAACGATTCGGCCTTCACGGTTGATGCGGGCCGATCGAAAGTGACGCTCGAGCCGCCGGCACCGAACGGAACCCTGGCGTTCACCGCCTCTCGTTCCGGGCCGGACTTCCGGACGCCCGTCGTCGTCAACGGGTCACACGAGGTCTACCTGCCGCCCGGTCGGGACATCGCCATCCCGTTCGTCTCACGTGCCGTTCCGGGGAACTACACGACCCGGGCCGTCGGAGACCGCGTGGCGATCAGATGGGGGTCAGTCGATCGGGAATCGATCCTCGTGTCGTTCTATCGGAGTCGTGACGTGTGGCTGTTCGGCGGTCTGGCCGCGATCGTCCTGACAGTCGGCGTGATCGGTCTCGCGTACTACCGCCGGCAGATTTCGGCACTCGAAGACCAGCGAAAGGAACTCGGCCTCGACGTCGATAGCGAGGACGACGATCCTCGCGATCGCGGGCCGCCGCCGGGAATGGGATAG
- a CDS encoding tRNA (cytidine(56)-2'-O)-methyltransferase — protein sequence MQEQPPVVVLRLGHRPGRDERTTTHVGLTARALGADRLVLEDVAEGRRETVADITDRFGGPFDVEVTDQPLGRIRSWDGRIAHLTMYGEPIQDIEDDLQAARRQDPLLVVVGAEKVPFEVYEHADWNVGVTNQPHSEIAALAVFLDRLFDGTELDREWKDADQRVVPKETGKRVVEAGDTPES from the coding sequence ATGCAAGAACAACCCCCGGTTGTCGTGCTCAGGCTCGGCCACCGACCGGGCCGGGACGAGCGCACGACGACTCACGTCGGACTGACGGCCAGGGCGCTGGGAGCCGATCGACTCGTCCTCGAAGACGTAGCCGAGGGGCGCCGCGAGACGGTCGCGGACATTACCGACCGGTTCGGCGGCCCCTTCGATGTCGAAGTGACGGACCAACCACTGGGGCGGATTCGCTCGTGGGACGGTCGGATCGCCCACTTGACGATGTACGGCGAACCGATCCAGGACATCGAAGACGACCTACAGGCGGCCCGCCGCCAAGACCCGCTTTTGGTCGTCGTCGGCGCCGAGAAGGTCCCCTTCGAGGTATACGAGCACGCTGACTGGAACGTTGGCGTGACGAACCAGCCCCACTCCGAGATCGCCGCGCTTGCGGTCTTCCTCGATCGTCTCTTCGACGGGACCGAACTCGACCGAGAGTGGAAGGACGCCGACCAGCGGGTCGTCCCGAAGGAGACCGGCAAGCGCGTGGTCGAGGCAGGGGACACCCCTGAAAGCTAA
- a CDS encoding NRDE family protein — protein sequence MCTLVFAWRVFDEMPVAVAANRDEVTDRPSEAPSVWDTDPAILAPRDSSAGGTWIGYNEYGVCAAITNRWLDEPPAADRSRGLLVRGALGSETAEDAARLVERAVEADSYDGFNLVVADENAAIYLEWDGSLTVRNVDPSVHVVVNVGADGRYRIPAFRAEAGRQQAENADTLRTALQPEPGESGDAWLDRAGEFIADHEYGVCIHGDGFGTRSSSLLALSEDDREYWYADGPPCETEYERLEGQV from the coding sequence GTGTGTACGCTCGTCTTCGCCTGGCGGGTTTTCGACGAGATGCCGGTCGCCGTGGCCGCCAACCGCGACGAGGTGACCGATCGGCCGTCCGAAGCGCCGAGTGTCTGGGATACCGATCCGGCCATCCTCGCCCCACGCGACAGCTCGGCCGGCGGCACCTGGATCGGGTACAACGAGTACGGCGTCTGTGCCGCGATCACGAATCGCTGGCTCGATGAACCGCCCGCAGCCGATCGCTCGCGTGGATTGCTCGTCCGGGGCGCACTCGGCTCTGAAACGGCCGAGGACGCCGCGCGACTGGTCGAACGTGCGGTCGAGGCCGACAGTTACGACGGGTTCAATCTCGTCGTCGCCGACGAGAACGCCGCGATCTATCTCGAATGGGACGGGTCGCTGACCGTCCGGAACGTCGACCCCAGCGTGCACGTCGTCGTCAACGTCGGGGCTGACGGCCGCTATCGGATCCCAGCGTTCCGGGCCGAAGCAGGTCGCCAACAGGCCGAAAACGCCGACACACTTCGGACTGCGCTCCAGCCGGAACCCGGTGAGTCCGGGGACGCGTGGCTCGATCGCGCGGGTGAGTTCATCGCCGATCACGAGTACGGCGTTTGCATCCACGGGGACGGGTTCGGGACGCGTTCGTCGTCGTTGCTGGCGCTGAGTGAGGACGATCGCGAGTACTGGTATGCGGACGGGCCGCCCTGTGAGACCGAGTACGAGCGCCTCGAAGGTCAGGTTTAA
- a CDS encoding LolA family protein yields the protein MASDPFRSRWAWILAIVTLLVASTAAVGVWETVDAPEASPTFETDIADIQASMGVMTGLRETTIERDEETVRTVEQVWRRPGKGKYRIEDVGGTASDSVLKVSDGRTLWLYDSADGRVVQINLNGSATADSPSRIERLLTTLNRRSADEPARSSEISPLPVVPSEGGQAASTAGVAGSLTVSYEGTATVANRSTYVFELSSNANTTAFVSGFSQTLWLDQEWYVPLKRVTDYRRGDRNVSITVGYETVSFDSEIDHGQFRFDPPAGVALTTTERPRQLHFADRAGLQAASSFSLPDPSLADSFRLVDATWTVGHRVRSLGLQYANATARVTISKSNLTWYEPTTEGQPVNLGDQEAALRNLGTELRISWVCDGARYSVAGTGVSAEQLIEIARSVACE from the coding sequence ATGGCGTCCGATCCGTTCCGATCACGCTGGGCCTGGATTCTCGCCATCGTCACCTTGTTGGTCGCCAGTACTGCTGCCGTTGGCGTCTGGGAGACCGTCGATGCGCCTGAGGCCTCGCCGACGTTCGAAACGGATATCGCCGATATACAAGCCTCGATGGGTGTGATGACTGGCCTTAGGGAGACGACCATCGAACGGGACGAGGAGACTGTCAGGACCGTCGAGCAAGTCTGGCGTCGTCCGGGGAAAGGGAAATATCGGATCGAGGATGTTGGCGGGACGGCCAGTGACTCCGTGTTGAAAGTCTCAGACGGGCGGACGCTGTGGCTGTACGACAGTGCGGACGGACGGGTGGTCCAGATCAACCTGAACGGCTCCGCCACGGCGGATAGCCCGAGCCGGATCGAGCGGCTGCTCACGACCCTCAATCGTCGCTCCGCAGACGAACCGGCCCGTAGTAGCGAGATCAGTCCCCTGCCCGTCGTCCCTTCAGAAGGCGGACAGGCCGCATCGACAGCGGGTGTCGCGGGATCGTTGACCGTGAGTTACGAGGGGACAGCAACCGTGGCCAATCGCTCGACCTACGTGTTCGAACTCAGCTCGAACGCGAACACGACTGCGTTTGTCTCGGGGTTCTCCCAAACACTCTGGCTGGATCAGGAGTGGTACGTTCCACTCAAGCGAGTCACCGACTACCGGCGTGGCGACCGGAACGTCTCGATCACCGTCGGCTACGAGACCGTATCGTTCGACTCCGAGATCGATCACGGGCAGTTCCGGTTCGATCCGCCCGCTGGCGTTGCCCTAACGACAACCGAGCGACCGAGACAGCTGCACTTCGCCGACCGAGCCGGCCTGCAGGCGGCGAGCTCGTTCTCGCTGCCGGACCCGTCGCTGGCCGATTCGTTCAGGCTAGTCGATGCGACCTGGACTGTCGGGCACCGTGTCCGGAGTCTCGGTCTTCAATATGCCAATGCGACCGCACGAGTGACGATTTCGAAAAGCAATCTGACGTGGTACGAACCGACGACCGAGGGCCAGCCAGTGAATCTCGGCGATCAGGAGGCGGCGCTCCGGAATCTGGGGACGGAGCTACGGATCTCATGGGTCTGTGATGGAGCCCGGTATTCGGTCGCCGGGACGGGTGTTTCGGCCGAACAGTTGATCGAGATCGCCCGATCAGTCGCCTGTGAGTGA
- a CDS encoding DUF2110 family protein produces MVVLATKCYVGGDARDRTLDSLRSLLDNDLADLAVEYDIGIREDGFPSVTLSGEDAAVARNLLTEQWGTITPHFEAGERYVGTLESWDDDGFVLDAGEPVRIPSEGIGLGQGSPEQIRTRFGLVQHVPLTFVYESGGAGETLSVGRLADDQRDRLYDWTRESGRVNVNSATRAEVRATINRAGHAEDIVTVERLGLLEQSIVCTEGTDPPGLLASIGSYLPAELLAVVP; encoded by the coding sequence ATGGTCGTCCTCGCAACCAAGTGTTACGTCGGCGGTGACGCCCGCGATCGGACACTGGACTCGCTCCGATCGCTACTGGACAACGACCTCGCCGACCTCGCGGTCGAGTACGACATCGGCATCCGTGAGGACGGCTTCCCCTCGGTGACGCTCTCGGGTGAAGACGCAGCCGTGGCCCGGAACCTCCTCACCGAACAGTGGGGAACGATCACGCCCCACTTCGAGGCGGGCGAACGCTACGTCGGGACGCTCGAATCCTGGGACGACGACGGATTCGTCCTCGACGCGGGCGAACCAGTCCGGATTCCATCTGAAGGGATCGGCCTCGGGCAGGGATCGCCTGAACAGATCCGGACGCGTTTCGGACTCGTCCAACACGTCCCGCTCACGTTCGTTTACGAATCCGGCGGCGCGGGTGAGACGCTGTCAGTCGGTCGGCTCGCCGACGACCAGCGCGACCGGCTGTACGACTGGACGCGGGAAAGTGGTCGAGTCAACGTCAACAGCGCCACGCGTGCGGAAGTCCGAGCCACGATCAACCGGGCGGGCCACGCCGAGGACATCGTCACCGTCGAGCGCCTCGGACTCCTCGAACAGAGCATCGTCTGTACAGAGGGGACCGACCCACCGGGACTGCTCGCCAGTATCGGCTCGTATCTGCCAGCAGAACTGCTCGCTGTCGTGCCATGA
- the dnaJ gene encoding molecular chaperone DnaJ codes for MSEDFYEVLGVSRDASEEEIQESYREKAREYHPDVSDDPDAEEKFKQVKKAKEVLTDDEKRQAYDRLGHERFEQAEKRGGFDDRGGGRAGAGGRAGGDPFGGGGPFGDMGDIFDQFFGGGGGRRGDRPRQGQDLKTRLTIDLEEAYEGVEKQFSVTRPETCPDCGGEGHPPEADSRTCPECEGRGQVTRVQRTPMGRVQQTTTCSRCEGEGTLYDDTCSTCRGEGQVRNEATLSVEVPAGIESGQTLRMEREGAPGENGGPNGDLLIEIEIDDHDDFERDGDDLHYTAPITFPQAAFGDTIEVPTFDGPVEVDVPSGTQSGETFRLQGKGMARLRRRGHGDLYVTVQVYTPESLNDEQREALEQFAEASGEEINVDQSFFEKIKRSL; via the coding sequence ATGAGCGAGGACTTCTACGAGGTTCTGGGCGTCTCACGGGACGCCAGCGAGGAGGAGATCCAAGAATCCTACCGCGAGAAGGCCCGCGAGTATCACCCCGACGTCAGTGACGACCCCGACGCAGAGGAGAAGTTCAAGCAGGTCAAGAAGGCAAAGGAGGTCCTCACCGACGACGAGAAGCGCCAGGCCTACGATCGACTGGGCCACGAGCGCTTCGAGCAGGCTGAAAAACGCGGAGGGTTCGACGACCGCGGCGGCGGACGGGCAGGTGCCGGTGGCCGTGCCGGCGGTGATCCCTTCGGGGGTGGCGGTCCGTTCGGCGACATGGGCGACATCTTCGATCAGTTCTTCGGCGGCGGTGGGGGCCGTCGAGGGGATCGCCCGCGACAGGGCCAGGATCTCAAGACAAGGCTGACAATCGACCTTGAGGAAGCCTACGAAGGTGTCGAGAAACAGTTCAGCGTGACGCGGCCGGAGACCTGTCCGGACTGCGGTGGCGAGGGACACCCGCCCGAGGCCGATTCACGGACGTGTCCGGAATGTGAGGGCCGTGGGCAGGTGACACGGGTCCAGCGGACGCCGATGGGCCGCGTCCAGCAGACGACGACCTGTTCGCGGTGTGAAGGCGAAGGCACGCTCTACGATGACACGTGTTCGACCTGCCGAGGGGAGGGGCAGGTCCGCAACGAGGCGACGCTGTCCGTCGAGGTGCCTGCCGGGATCGAGAGCGGGCAGACCCTCCGGATGGAGCGGGAGGGTGCGCCGGGTGAGAACGGCGGGCCGAACGGCGACCTGCTGATCGAGATCGAGATCGACGATCACGACGACTTCGAGCGTGACGGTGACGACCTGCACTACACCGCACCGATCACGTTCCCGCAGGCCGCCTTCGGCGATACCATTGAGGTCCCGACCTTCGATGGTCCCGTCGAGGTGGACGTTCCGTCGGGGACCCAGAGCGGCGAGACGTTCCGATTGCAGGGTAAGGGGATGGCCCGCCTGCGTCGACGCGGGCACGGGGACCTCTACGTCACCGTGCAGGTCTACACGCCCGAGTCGCTCAACGACGAACAACGGGAGGCCCTAGAGCAATTCGCCGAGGCCAGCGGCGAGGAGATAAACGTCGATCAGAGCTTCTTCGAGAAGATCAAGCGTTCGCTGTAG
- a CDS encoding DUF2797 domain-containing protein, whose protein sequence is MQIVGYRSAVEGPAELVIAEDGTVRRESLEPGRDVAYTLEERHCAGTVSDGRHVACDRTTAPYCPQHTDRWPCARCRGDCDLPLESCREEHAIYLAAFAPDHFKVGVTRSWRLETRLREQGADRAAHIRTVENGRIARQIETDIAESVGDSVRVDHKLAGIHQSVDETVWERLLADFEELERFTFDHGIELSERPVAETLLSGSVRGSKGRLLVLDHNGSTYGVDLRNLVGHEIAPGTTGRTLQASLGSFG, encoded by the coding sequence GTGCAGATCGTCGGGTACCGCAGCGCCGTCGAGGGACCGGCGGAACTGGTCATCGCCGAGGACGGCACCGTTCGTCGGGAGTCACTGGAGCCGGGACGAGACGTCGCCTATACACTGGAGGAGCGACACTGTGCCGGCACGGTCTCGGACGGTCGCCACGTCGCCTGTGACCGCACGACTGCCCCCTATTGTCCCCAGCACACCGACCGCTGGCCCTGTGCCCGGTGTCGGGGGGACTGTGACCTCCCGCTGGAGAGTTGTCGGGAGGAGCACGCCATCTATCTGGCAGCCTTCGCGCCCGATCACTTCAAGGTCGGCGTCACCCGGTCGTGGCGACTGGAGACGCGCCTCCGCGAGCAAGGTGCCGACAGGGCCGCCCACATCCGGACGGTCGAGAACGGCCGCATCGCCCGGCAGATCGAGACCGACATCGCCGAGTCGGTGGGCGACAGCGTTCGGGTCGATCACAAGCTGGCAGGTATCCATCAGTCGGTCGACGAGACGGTCTGGGAACGGCTGCTGGCCGACTTCGAGGAATTGGAGCGATTCACGTTCGATCACGGGATCGAACTCTCCGAGCGGCCGGTGGCTGAGACCCTACTGTCGGGGTCGGTCCGTGGGAGCAAAGGTCGACTTCTCGTCCTCGATCACAACGGATCGACCTACGGCGTCGATCTCCGTAACCTGGTGGGCCACGAAATCGCCCCAGGGACGACCGGACGGACCCTCCAGGCGAGTCTTGGGTCGTTCGGATGA
- the cysE gene encoding serine O-acetyltransferase, with product MLKQICEDVRTAKAKDPAAQGTAEVLLTYPGLHAIWCYRIAHALWGNGFKLTARLLSHLARLLTGIEIHPAAEIGDRLFIDHGIGVVIGETAVIGDDVLMYHGVTLGGNSMRREKRHPTVEDGATLGVGASLIGNITVGRKATVGAGATVIEDVPAETTVAGVPAEPIDDGAATIEAPVSGEDD from the coding sequence ATGCTCAAGCAAATCTGCGAGGACGTACGCACGGCCAAGGCAAAGGATCCCGCCGCGCAGGGAACTGCGGAAGTCCTCCTCACCTACCCTGGGCTCCACGCCATCTGGTGTTACCGCATTGCCCACGCACTGTGGGGGAACGGCTTCAAACTCACTGCCCGTCTCCTGTCACATCTCGCCCGGTTGTTGACCGGCATCGAAATCCACCCCGCGGCGGAGATCGGCGACCGGTTGTTCATCGACCACGGGATCGGCGTCGTGATCGGCGAGACAGCCGTGATTGGCGACGATGTGCTCATGTATCACGGCGTCACACTCGGCGGGAACTCGATGCGCCGCGAGAAGCGCCATCCGACGGTCGAAGACGGCGCCACGCTCGGCGTCGGCGCGTCGCTGATCGGAAACATTACCGTCGGCCGGAAGGCCACTGTCGGCGCCGGTGCGACAGTCATCGAGGACGTCCCCGCCGAAACGACCGTCGCCGGCGTCCCCGCGGAACCGATCGATGACGGCGCGGCGACCATCGAGGCCCCCGTGTCCGGCGAGGACGACTGA